A single Dechloromonas denitrificans DNA region contains:
- the ccmE gene encoding cytochrome c maturation protein CcmE → MKSRHKKLALIGGALAVIGIIAALVLNALNSNIALYITPTEVAAGKAPQNKLFRIGGLVKEGSIQRQADGVTLRFVITDTEKDIVVDYKGILPDLFKEGKGAVAQGKLTAAGTFTATEVLAKHDENYMPPEAAKAVDDAQARAAGKHVSPSTSGDQPKASY, encoded by the coding sequence ATGAAATCGCGTCACAAGAAACTCGCCCTGATCGGCGGCGCCCTCGCCGTCATCGGCATCATCGCGGCGCTGGTCCTCAATGCCCTGAACAGCAACATCGCCCTCTACATCACGCCGACCGAAGTGGCGGCCGGCAAGGCGCCCCAGAACAAGCTGTTCCGCATCGGCGGCCTAGTCAAGGAAGGCAGCATCCAGCGCCAGGCGGACGGCGTGACGCTGCGCTTCGTCATTACCGATACCGAAAAGGACATCGTGGTCGATTACAAGGGCATCCTTCCCGACCTCTTCAAGGAAGGCAAGGGCGCCGTGGCCCAAGGCAAGCTGACTGCCGCCGGCACGTTTACGGCGACCGAAGTGCTGGCCAAGCACGATGAAAACTACATGCCGCCGGAAGCCGCCAAAGCGGTCGACGATGCCCAGGCCCGCGCTGCCGGCAAGCATGTTTCCCCCTCTACCTCTGGCGACCAGCCGAAAGCGAGCTACTGA
- a CDS encoding DsbE family thiol:disulfide interchange protein has translation MNRYYWILGAFAALVALLAVGLGLNPRDVPSPLVGKPAPAFTLKVLGTPDKTFSPQDLRGKVWLINVWASWCVSCRAEHPVLVEFSKQKAVPLIGLNYKEVRGDGAFDMSKMPADDEKKLADQRANKWLAEHGDPYTLTAMDLDGRVGIDYGVYGVPETYVIDKAGVIRMKHTGPITPDVLGKKIMPLLAELNK, from the coding sequence ATGAATCGTTATTACTGGATCCTGGGTGCCTTCGCCGCCCTCGTCGCCCTGCTCGCCGTCGGCCTCGGCCTGAATCCGCGCGACGTGCCTTCGCCGCTCGTCGGCAAGCCGGCACCGGCCTTCACACTGAAGGTTCTCGGCACACCGGACAAGACCTTCAGCCCGCAGGACCTGCGCGGCAAGGTCTGGCTGATCAATGTCTGGGCTTCGTGGTGCGTCTCCTGCCGGGCCGAGCATCCGGTACTGGTCGAATTCTCGAAGCAGAAAGCCGTGCCGCTGATCGGGCTGAACTACAAGGAAGTGCGCGGCGACGGCGCGTTCGACATGAGCAAGATGCCGGCCGACGACGAAAAGAAGCTCGCCGACCAGCGGGCCAACAAGTGGCTGGCCGAACACGGCGACCCGTACACGCTGACCGCGATGGATCTCGATGGCCGCGTCGGCATCGATTACGGCGTCTATGGCGTGCCGGAAACCTACGTCATCGACAAGGCCGGGGTCATCCGCATGAAGCATACCGGCCCGATCACGCCGGATGTGCTGGGTAAAAAAATCATGCCCTTGCTGGCAGAGCTGAATAAATGA
- a CDS encoding heme lyase CcmF/NrfE family subunit, which yields MIPEIGHFALILATLVALLLGTLPLIGAHQNRGAWIAVARPAATAMALLITFSFACLVQAFVANDFSVVYVAQHSNSLLPVEYRMAAVWGGHEGSLLLWMLMLSWWAFAVRVFSGDLPEAMIARVLGTLGLVAFGFLLFILFTSNPFDRLLPGAAEGRDLNPLLQDPGLIIHPPLLYMGYVGFSVAFAFAIAALLSGQLDAAWARWSRPWTTAAWIFLTLGIAMGSWWAYYELGWGGWWFWDPVENASFMPWLVGTALIHSLAVTEKRGSFKNWTVLLAISAFSLSLLGTFLVRSGVLTSVHAFATDPTRGIFILVFLVAVIGSSLALFAWRAPKVGLGGRFGLVSRESLLLTNNVLLVVACATVLLGTLYPLLIDALGVGKISVGPPYFNAVFVPVMTPILFLMAVAPFARWKAASIREILRTLRWAMLAALLVAIAVPLLYGHWSALTGLGILLATWITLGAVLNFVERVQRTRAGQSFLRAALKQPRSFFGMHLAHIGIAVFVVGVTMVMSFEQEKDIKMAQGDTVEVAGYSFTFNGVKTVEGPNYVAAQGDFDLAINGKVQRKMNPEKRNYHSSAMPMTEAAIDAGFLRDVYVSLGEPIERDKPEGEWAVRVYYKPFVDWIWAGCILMALGGLLAMLDRRYRVKSRAASAVKTPAGTQPA from the coding sequence ATGATCCCGGAAATCGGCCATTTCGCCCTCATTCTCGCCACGCTGGTCGCGCTGCTGCTCGGTACGCTGCCGCTGATCGGCGCCCACCAGAACCGCGGCGCCTGGATCGCCGTCGCCCGTCCGGCGGCGACCGCGATGGCGCTGCTCATCACCTTCTCCTTCGCCTGCCTGGTCCAGGCCTTCGTCGCCAACGACTTCTCGGTGGTTTACGTCGCCCAGCACTCCAATTCGCTGCTCCCGGTCGAATACCGGATGGCCGCTGTCTGGGGCGGCCATGAAGGCTCGCTGCTGCTGTGGATGCTGATGCTCTCCTGGTGGGCCTTCGCCGTCCGCGTCTTTTCCGGCGACCTGCCGGAAGCGATGATTGCCCGTGTGCTCGGCACGCTCGGCCTGGTCGCCTTCGGCTTCCTGCTCTTCATCCTGTTCACTTCCAACCCCTTCGACCGCCTGCTGCCTGGCGCCGCCGAAGGGCGCGACCTCAACCCGCTGCTTCAGGATCCTGGGCTGATCATCCATCCGCCGCTGCTCTACATGGGCTACGTCGGCTTCTCGGTGGCCTTCGCCTTCGCCATCGCCGCGCTGCTCTCCGGACAGCTTGACGCCGCCTGGGCGCGCTGGTCGCGGCCATGGACGACGGCCGCCTGGATTTTCCTGACGCTGGGCATCGCCATGGGCTCATGGTGGGCCTATTACGAACTCGGCTGGGGCGGCTGGTGGTTCTGGGATCCGGTCGAAAACGCCTCGTTCATGCCCTGGCTGGTCGGCACGGCGTTGATCCACAGCCTGGCGGTTACCGAAAAGCGCGGCAGCTTCAAGAACTGGACGGTGCTGCTGGCCATTTCCGCCTTCTCGCTGTCCCTGCTCGGCACCTTCCTGGTCCGTTCCGGCGTGCTGACCTCGGTGCACGCCTTCGCCACCGATCCGACGCGCGGCATCTTCATCCTCGTCTTCCTGGTTGCCGTCATCGGCTCCTCGCTCGCACTGTTCGCCTGGCGCGCCCCGAAAGTCGGGCTGGGCGGGCGTTTCGGGCTGGTCTCGCGGGAATCCCTGCTGCTCACCAACAACGTGCTGCTGGTCGTCGCCTGCGCCACCGTGCTGCTCGGCACGCTCTACCCGCTGCTCATCGATGCGCTCGGCGTCGGCAAGATTTCGGTCGGGCCGCCGTACTTCAACGCCGTCTTCGTCCCGGTGATGACGCCGATCCTGTTCCTGATGGCCGTCGCCCCCTTCGCCCGCTGGAAAGCGGCATCGATCCGCGAGATTTTGCGCACCTTGCGCTGGGCCATGCTCGCCGCGCTGCTCGTCGCCATTGCCGTGCCGCTGCTCTACGGCCACTGGTCGGCGCTGACCGGCCTCGGCATCCTGCTCGCCACCTGGATCACCCTCGGCGCCGTGCTCAATTTCGTCGAACGGGTGCAGCGTACCCGGGCCGGCCAGTCCTTCCTGCGGGCTGCCCTGAAACAGCCGCGCAGCTTCTTCGGCATGCATCTAGCCCATATCGGCATCGCCGTCTTCGTCGTCGGCGTCACCATGGTGATGAGCTTCGAGCAGGAAAAGGACATCAAGATGGCGCAGGGCGATACCGTCGAGGTCGCCGGTTACAGTTTCACCTTCAATGGCGTCAAGACCGTCGAGGGACCGAACTACGTGGCCGCCCAGGGCGATTTCGATCTGGCCATCAACGGCAAGGTGCAGCGCAAGATGAACCCGGAGAAGCGCAACTATCATTCGTCGGCCATGCCGATGACCGAGGCGGCGATCGACGCCGGTTTCCTGCGCGACGTTTATGTCTCGCTCGGCGAACCGATCGAGCGCGACAAGCCGGAAGGCGAATGGGCCGTGCGCGTCTATTACAAGCCCTTCGTCGACTGGATCTGGGCCGGTTGCATCCTGATGGCGCTGGGCGGCCTGCTGGCCATGCTCGACCGGCGCTATCGCGTCAAATCCCGCGCCGCCTCGGCGGTCAAAACTCCGGCTGGAACTCAACCCGCATGA
- the ccmC gene encoding heme ABC transporter permease CcmC produces MKDRFNLYRFASPATFYPLAGALIPYFFAVAVVFGLAGLYLGMLVAPTDFQQGEGYRIIFIHVPASWMSMFIYLVMAGWAAIGLAFNTRLSGMMAQALAPTGALMAFLSLWTGALWGKPMWGAWWVWDARLTSELILLFLYIGYMALTAAIDDARRADKAGGLLLLVGVVNVPIIYFSVKWWNTLHQGSSVNLTKSSMAETMLWGMLLMAMCFWMYSIAVALMRARTIMLERERHTDWVKAVLTGGEK; encoded by the coding sequence ATGAAAGACCGCTTCAATCTCTACCGCTTCGCCTCGCCGGCGACCTTTTACCCGCTGGCCGGCGCGCTGATTCCCTACTTTTTCGCTGTTGCGGTGGTCTTCGGACTGGCCGGCCTGTATCTCGGCATGCTCGTCGCGCCGACCGACTTCCAGCAGGGCGAGGGCTACCGGATCATCTTCATCCACGTCCCGGCCTCCTGGATGTCGATGTTCATCTATCTGGTGATGGCCGGCTGGGCCGCCATCGGCCTAGCCTTCAACACCCGGCTGTCAGGCATGATGGCCCAGGCGCTGGCGCCGACCGGTGCGCTGATGGCCTTCCTCTCGCTATGGACCGGCGCCCTGTGGGGCAAGCCGATGTGGGGCGCCTGGTGGGTCTGGGATGCCCGGCTGACCTCCGAACTGATCCTGCTCTTCCTCTATATCGGCTACATGGCCCTGACCGCCGCGATCGACGACGCCCGCCGGGCCGACAAGGCCGGCGGCCTGCTGCTGCTGGTCGGCGTGGTCAATGTGCCGATCATCTATTTCTCGGTGAAGTGGTGGAACACGCTGCACCAGGGCTCGAGCGTCAACCTGACCAAGTCGTCGATGGCCGAAACGATGCTCTGGGGCATGCTGCTGATGGCCATGTGCTTCTGGATGTATTCGATCGCCGTCGCGCTGATGCGCGCCCGCACCATCATGCTCGAACGCGAGCGCCATACCGACTGGGTCAAGGCCGTGCTGACCGGAGGTGAAAAGTGA
- the ccmB gene encoding heme exporter protein CcmB — MLKIVMAVIGRDLKLAMRRQADIVSALFFFVIVVSLFPLGIGPEPDLLRKLAPGVLWVAALLATMLSLPRLFADDHRDGTLEQLALAPHPLGLVVTGKVIAHWLVSGLPLALIAPVLGIQFDLSADALLVLTGAILLGTPALSGIGAIGAALTLGLRGGGVLLSLLVLPLYIPVLIFGAGAVDATVTGLGGEGHLSLLAAITFASVGFAPWASAAALKIALE, encoded by the coding sequence ATGTTGAAGATTGTCATGGCGGTGATCGGCCGCGATCTCAAGCTGGCCATGCGGCGACAGGCCGATATCGTCTCAGCGCTGTTCTTCTTCGTCATCGTGGTCAGCCTGTTTCCGCTCGGCATCGGCCCGGAACCCGACCTGTTGCGCAAGCTGGCCCCCGGCGTGCTGTGGGTCGCCGCGCTGCTGGCGACCATGCTGTCGCTGCCCCGGCTGTTTGCCGATGATCATCGCGACGGCACGCTGGAACAGCTGGCGCTCGCCCCACACCCGCTTGGTCTGGTGGTTACCGGCAAAGTGATCGCTCACTGGCTGGTCTCCGGCCTGCCGCTGGCGCTGATCGCCCCGGTGCTCGGCATCCAGTTCGATCTCTCGGCCGATGCGCTGCTCGTGCTGACCGGCGCCATCCTGCTCGGCACCCCGGCGCTGTCCGGCATCGGCGCCATCGGCGCGGCGCTGACGCTGGGCCTGCGCGGCGGCGGCGTGCTGCTTTCGCTGCTCGTGCTGCCGCTCTACATACCGGTGCTAATATTCGGCGCTGGCGCAGTGGATGCGACGGTGACCGGTCTCGGGGGGGAAGGTCACCTTTCCCTGCTCGCCGCCATTACTTTTGCTTCTGTTGGCTTCGCCCCCTGGGCATCGGCCGCTGCCTTGAAGATTGCCCTCGAATGA
- the ccmD gene encoding heme exporter protein CcmD, translated as MIHWNSFADFIAMGGYGFYVWGSFGATALIMAIEPIVVVRNRRTTIARLQRQLRAENRAENRNTAQ; from the coding sequence ATGATCCACTGGAACAGTTTTGCCGACTTCATCGCCATGGGCGGCTACGGTTTTTACGTCTGGGGCTCGTTCGGCGCCACCGCCTTGATCATGGCGATTGAACCGATTGTCGTCGTCCGCAATCGAAGGACCACCATCGCACGCTTGCAGCGCCAACTGCGCGCTGAAAACCGCGCTGAAAACAGGAACACCGCACAATGA